In Nostoc sp. GT001, a genomic segment contains:
- a CDS encoding ScyD/ScyE family protein has product MKLKQFGITFLSVCIAAFSGMEAAEAASFSVIADGLNNPRGLTFGNDGSLYVTEAGTGGSGACVPSPSVANQSLCYGTTGAVTKIRNGTQERILTGLPSLALPDGTDTSGASRYQI; this is encoded by the coding sequence ATGAAACTAAAACAATTTGGAATTACATTTTTGAGTGTTTGTATTGCTGCTTTTTCGGGAATGGAAGCAGCAGAGGCGGCATCATTTTCGGTAATTGCTGATGGTCTTAATAATCCAAGGGGTTTAACTTTTGGTAATGACGGGAGTCTCTATGTCACGGAAGCAGGAACAGGTGGCAGTGGAGCTTGTGTTCCTTCACCGAGCGTTGCAAACCAATCTTTATGTTATGGCACAACTGGTGCAGTCACCAAAATTAGAAATGGTACGCAAGAACGTATACTTACAGGACTTCCTTCTTTAGCATTACCAGATGGTACTGATACTTCTGGAGCCTCAAGATATCAAATTTGA